From Elephas maximus indicus isolate mEleMax1 chromosome 25, mEleMax1 primary haplotype, whole genome shotgun sequence, the proteins below share one genomic window:
- the SLC35C2 gene encoding solute carrier family 35 member C2 isoform X1: MGRWALDVAFVWKAVLTLGLVLLYYCFSIGITFYNKWLTKQSFHFPLFMTMLHLAVIFLFSALSRALVQCSSHRARVVLSWTDYLRRVAPTALATALDVGLSNWSFLYITVSLYTMTKSSAVLFILIFSLVFKLEELRAALVLVVLLIAGGLFMFTYKSTQFNIEGFALVLGASFIGGIRWTLTQMLLQKAELGLQNPIDTMFHLQPLMFLGLFPLFAVFEGLHLSTSEKIFRFQDTGLLLRVLGSLFLGGILAFGLGFSEFLLVSRTSSLTLSIAGIFKEVCTLLLAAHLLGDQISLLNWLGFALCLSGISLHVALKALHSRGDGGPKPLKGLGSSPDLELLLRSSQQDEEDNEEEEYFVAQGQQ; the protein is encoded by the exons ATGGGGCGGTGGGCCCTTGACGTGGCCTTTGTGTGGAAGGCGGTGCTGACCCTGGGGCTGGTCCTCCTCTATTACTGCTTCTCTATCGGCATCACTTTCTACAACAAATGGCTGACAAAG CAGAGCTTCCACTTCCCCCTCTTCATGACAATGCTCCACCTGGCTGTGATCTTCCTCTTCTCTGCCCTGTCCCGAGCGCTGGTGCAGTGCTCTAGCCACAGGGCCCGCGTGGTGCTCAGCTGGACCGACTACCTCAGAAGAGTAGCTCCCACAG CACTGGCAACGGCGCTCGATGTGGGCCTGTCCAACTGGAGCTTCCTGTACATCACCGTCTCTCT GTACACAATGACCAAATCCTCAGCTGTCCTCTTCATCTTGATCTTCTCCCTGGTCTTCAAGCTGGAGGAGCTG CGAGCGGCACTGGTCCTGGTAGTCCTCCTCATTGCCGGGGGCCTCTTCATGTTCACCTACAAGTCCACACAGTTCAACATCGAGGGCTTCGCCTTGGTGCTAGGGGCCTCCTTCATCGGCGGCATTCGCTGGACCCTCACCCAGATGCTCCTGCAGAAGGCTGAGCTTG GGCTCCAGAACCCCATTGACACTATGTTCCACCTCCAGCCGCTCATGTTCCTGGGGCTCTTCCCTCTCTTTGCCGTATTTGAAG GTCTCCATTTGTCCACATCTGAGAAAATCTTCCGTTTCCAGGACACAGGGCTGCTTCTGCGGGTTCTTGGGAGCCTCTTCCTTGGCGGGATTCTCGCTTTCGGTTTGGGCTTCTCCGAGTTCCTCCTGGTCTCCCGAACCTCCAGCCTCACACTCTCTATTGCTGGCATCTTTAAG GAAGTCTGCACTCTGCTGCTGGCTGCACACCTGCTGGGTGACCAGATCAGCCTCCTGAACTGGCTGGGCTTTGCCCTCTGCCTCTCAGGAATATCCCTGCACGTCGCCCTGAAAGCCCTGCACTCCAGAG GTGATGGCGGCCCCAAACCCTTGAAGGGACTGGGCTCCAGCCCTGACCTGGAGCTGCTGCTCCGGAGCAGCCAGCAGGATGAAGAGGACAATGAGGAGGAAGAGTACTTTGTGGCCCAGGGGCAGCAGTGA
- the SLC35C2 gene encoding solute carrier family 35 member C2 isoform X2, whose amino-acid sequence MGRWALDVAFVWKAVLTLGLVLLYYCFSIGITFYNKWLTKSFHFPLFMTMLHLAVIFLFSALSRALVQCSSHRARVVLSWTDYLRRVAPTALATALDVGLSNWSFLYITVSLYTMTKSSAVLFILIFSLVFKLEELRAALVLVVLLIAGGLFMFTYKSTQFNIEGFALVLGASFIGGIRWTLTQMLLQKAELGLQNPIDTMFHLQPLMFLGLFPLFAVFEGLHLSTSEKIFRFQDTGLLLRVLGSLFLGGILAFGLGFSEFLLVSRTSSLTLSIAGIFKEVCTLLLAAHLLGDQISLLNWLGFALCLSGISLHVALKALHSRGDGGPKPLKGLGSSPDLELLLRSSQQDEEDNEEEEYFVAQGQQ is encoded by the exons ATGGGGCGGTGGGCCCTTGACGTGGCCTTTGTGTGGAAGGCGGTGCTGACCCTGGGGCTGGTCCTCCTCTATTACTGCTTCTCTATCGGCATCACTTTCTACAACAAATGGCTGACAAAG AGCTTCCACTTCCCCCTCTTCATGACAATGCTCCACCTGGCTGTGATCTTCCTCTTCTCTGCCCTGTCCCGAGCGCTGGTGCAGTGCTCTAGCCACAGGGCCCGCGTGGTGCTCAGCTGGACCGACTACCTCAGAAGAGTAGCTCCCACAG CACTGGCAACGGCGCTCGATGTGGGCCTGTCCAACTGGAGCTTCCTGTACATCACCGTCTCTCT GTACACAATGACCAAATCCTCAGCTGTCCTCTTCATCTTGATCTTCTCCCTGGTCTTCAAGCTGGAGGAGCTG CGAGCGGCACTGGTCCTGGTAGTCCTCCTCATTGCCGGGGGCCTCTTCATGTTCACCTACAAGTCCACACAGTTCAACATCGAGGGCTTCGCCTTGGTGCTAGGGGCCTCCTTCATCGGCGGCATTCGCTGGACCCTCACCCAGATGCTCCTGCAGAAGGCTGAGCTTG GGCTCCAGAACCCCATTGACACTATGTTCCACCTCCAGCCGCTCATGTTCCTGGGGCTCTTCCCTCTCTTTGCCGTATTTGAAG GTCTCCATTTGTCCACATCTGAGAAAATCTTCCGTTTCCAGGACACAGGGCTGCTTCTGCGGGTTCTTGGGAGCCTCTTCCTTGGCGGGATTCTCGCTTTCGGTTTGGGCTTCTCCGAGTTCCTCCTGGTCTCCCGAACCTCCAGCCTCACACTCTCTATTGCTGGCATCTTTAAG GAAGTCTGCACTCTGCTGCTGGCTGCACACCTGCTGGGTGACCAGATCAGCCTCCTGAACTGGCTGGGCTTTGCCCTCTGCCTCTCAGGAATATCCCTGCACGTCGCCCTGAAAGCCCTGCACTCCAGAG GTGATGGCGGCCCCAAACCCTTGAAGGGACTGGGCTCCAGCCCTGACCTGGAGCTGCTGCTCCGGAGCAGCCAGCAGGATGAAGAGGACAATGAGGAGGAAGAGTACTTTGTGGCCCAGGGGCAGCAGTGA
- the SLC35C2 gene encoding solute carrier family 35 member C2 isoform X3, translating into MADKALATALDVGLSNWSFLYITVSLYTMTKSSAVLFILIFSLVFKLEELRAALVLVVLLIAGGLFMFTYKSTQFNIEGFALVLGASFIGGIRWTLTQMLLQKAELGLQNPIDTMFHLQPLMFLGLFPLFAVFEGLHLSTSEKIFRFQDTGLLLRVLGSLFLGGILAFGLGFSEFLLVSRTSSLTLSIAGIFKEVCTLLLAAHLLGDQISLLNWLGFALCLSGISLHVALKALHSRGDGGPKPLKGLGSSPDLELLLRSSQQDEEDNEEEEYFVAQGQQ; encoded by the exons ATGGCTGACAAAG CACTGGCAACGGCGCTCGATGTGGGCCTGTCCAACTGGAGCTTCCTGTACATCACCGTCTCTCT GTACACAATGACCAAATCCTCAGCTGTCCTCTTCATCTTGATCTTCTCCCTGGTCTTCAAGCTGGAGGAGCTG CGAGCGGCACTGGTCCTGGTAGTCCTCCTCATTGCCGGGGGCCTCTTCATGTTCACCTACAAGTCCACACAGTTCAACATCGAGGGCTTCGCCTTGGTGCTAGGGGCCTCCTTCATCGGCGGCATTCGCTGGACCCTCACCCAGATGCTCCTGCAGAAGGCTGAGCTTG GGCTCCAGAACCCCATTGACACTATGTTCCACCTCCAGCCGCTCATGTTCCTGGGGCTCTTCCCTCTCTTTGCCGTATTTGAAG GTCTCCATTTGTCCACATCTGAGAAAATCTTCCGTTTCCAGGACACAGGGCTGCTTCTGCGGGTTCTTGGGAGCCTCTTCCTTGGCGGGATTCTCGCTTTCGGTTTGGGCTTCTCCGAGTTCCTCCTGGTCTCCCGAACCTCCAGCCTCACACTCTCTATTGCTGGCATCTTTAAG GAAGTCTGCACTCTGCTGCTGGCTGCACACCTGCTGGGTGACCAGATCAGCCTCCTGAACTGGCTGGGCTTTGCCCTCTGCCTCTCAGGAATATCCCTGCACGTCGCCCTGAAAGCCCTGCACTCCAGAG GTGATGGCGGCCCCAAACCCTTGAAGGGACTGGGCTCCAGCCCTGACCTGGAGCTGCTGCTCCGGAGCAGCCAGCAGGATGAAGAGGACAATGAGGAGGAAGAGTACTTTGTGGCCCAGGGGCAGCAGTGA
- the SLC35C2 gene encoding solute carrier family 35 member C2 isoform X4, producing MTKSSAVLFILIFSLVFKLEELRAALVLVVLLIAGGLFMFTYKSTQFNIEGFALVLGASFIGGIRWTLTQMLLQKAELGLQNPIDTMFHLQPLMFLGLFPLFAVFEGLHLSTSEKIFRFQDTGLLLRVLGSLFLGGILAFGLGFSEFLLVSRTSSLTLSIAGIFKEVCTLLLAAHLLGDQISLLNWLGFALCLSGISLHVALKALHSRGDGGPKPLKGLGSSPDLELLLRSSQQDEEDNEEEEYFVAQGQQ from the exons ATGACCAAATCCTCAGCTGTCCTCTTCATCTTGATCTTCTCCCTGGTCTTCAAGCTGGAGGAGCTG CGAGCGGCACTGGTCCTGGTAGTCCTCCTCATTGCCGGGGGCCTCTTCATGTTCACCTACAAGTCCACACAGTTCAACATCGAGGGCTTCGCCTTGGTGCTAGGGGCCTCCTTCATCGGCGGCATTCGCTGGACCCTCACCCAGATGCTCCTGCAGAAGGCTGAGCTTG GGCTCCAGAACCCCATTGACACTATGTTCCACCTCCAGCCGCTCATGTTCCTGGGGCTCTTCCCTCTCTTTGCCGTATTTGAAG GTCTCCATTTGTCCACATCTGAGAAAATCTTCCGTTTCCAGGACACAGGGCTGCTTCTGCGGGTTCTTGGGAGCCTCTTCCTTGGCGGGATTCTCGCTTTCGGTTTGGGCTTCTCCGAGTTCCTCCTGGTCTCCCGAACCTCCAGCCTCACACTCTCTATTGCTGGCATCTTTAAG GAAGTCTGCACTCTGCTGCTGGCTGCACACCTGCTGGGTGACCAGATCAGCCTCCTGAACTGGCTGGGCTTTGCCCTCTGCCTCTCAGGAATATCCCTGCACGTCGCCCTGAAAGCCCTGCACTCCAGAG GTGATGGCGGCCCCAAACCCTTGAAGGGACTGGGCTCCAGCCCTGACCTGGAGCTGCTGCTCCGGAGCAGCCAGCAGGATGAAGAGGACAATGAGGAGGAAGAGTACTTTGTGGCCCAGGGGCAGCAGTGA